CTTGAACAGATCATTAGAGAGTCAATTTCGCAAGGTCAGGCCAAAAGTCACCGACCTTGGAAGAAAATATTAATCTGTGCTGAAGGATTATACTCTATGGAAGGTGAGTATTGTAACTTGCCTGCACTTGTTCacttgaaagagagatatAAACTATATCtatttgttgatgaagctCATTCTATTGGTGCCTTAGGAAAGCACGGTAAAGGTATTGCCGAATACTTCAAcatttctccttctaaGATCGATATTATGATGGGTACACTGACCAAATCATTTGGTGCTGCCGGTGGTTATATTGCAGCGGACCAAGTTATCATTGACAGGCTGAGATTGGACATTACTACGAACACTTATGGTGAAACACCACCTCCGGTTGTTCTTCAGCAGATTCAGACGTCTATGAGGATCATTGACGGTCAATTGAATGGAAACGAAGGTAGAGAAAGGCTTGAAAGAATTACGTTCAACTCCAGATATCTACGTCTCGGATTGAAACGATTAGGATTCATTATCTACGGTAATGATGACTCTCCAGTGGTTCCAATGCTTTTATATACACCTGCCAAGATGCCTGCTGCATCACGTATGTTTTTAAAGTATGGAGTAGCAGTAGTTATTGTTGGTTATCCTGCCACTGCATTGATTTCATCTAGAATCCGGCTCTGTGTGTCATCTGCACTCACAAAGGAAGATATCGATAAGATTTTGGCCATTTCAAACCTGGTTGGTGATAAAATGTGCTTGAAGTTTGGATCAGGAATGGCTGGAGGAGAGAAGCATCCTGGAGATTGGAAGAAAGGAATCAGACCTCGCTGGTCACTCGAAGAGGTCTTAGCCAAGACTCCAGAAGACTGTAAGAAGGATATATACTGAGGGACCACTAATACTAATACTAATACTAATGCTGATTAATACTATACTAATACTTAATTCTTTAAATCAGACTCTATCTCCGATGAACCCAATGATAGATAATATAAAGCCGAAACCGGTAATAAACGAAGAATAGGTGTAACCAATCTTCAAGTTACTCAACTCATGTTTAGTTTGAGTATTGGACAAAGCAGTGGGTTCCTGATGGACGGgaacctcttcttcgacCTCGACTTCCTCTTCTACAACAGGAACGTTACCCAGGTCACTATAGACAGAGTTATCCAAGGGTGATTTTTCAGCCTGAGCGGGTTTCTTGACTTTGACAAGTTTCTTAACCTTCTTATAGGTTATCTTCGGTTCGGAACTGCTAGATTCGAGCAATCTAGCTTCGGAATCAAATACCCAATAGTAATTGTAGACTAGTCCCAAAGGAGCAATCAACGAGGTGTAGATGAGGTAAGGATGTTTTCCAGCAGGAGGAGAACATTTGAAGGCCTCATAGAACAAGAAAGTGGCAAGTGCTCCTAAACTCCAAAAGACGGATCGGGTCTTAACGATGAGATCAGTGATCTGTTTCTTAGTAGTTTCAGACCTCAAATTGTCGAGGACCAATAAGTGAGGAATGAGAGCTTTAGCCGAATAGAGGAAATTTGCTCCGGCGATACCGAGTGAGCCAATTCCCACGAGTTTGACGATAGTGAGGCACTTTCCCATTGTTGGATCGAGATAATTGGGGTGTTAGTAGAGGAAGCACAAGATGAATGGAGGGAGATAAGAAATATGGAGCAAGGGCTGATGGATGTGGCGTTCAGAGCTCAGCAGAAAAGCAGATGTGGCGGTGCATACGGTACATATCTGGTGATATTGTGACTACTACTACGACTATGACTGGAGAGGTTCTTCCAAAGGTCCCAAAGGTCCCAAAGGTCCCAAAGGTCCCAAAGGTCCCAAAGGTCACATTGCTCTCTTCTGATACCATTCCAGGAGTTGGATTTGGAACAGGAACCAAGCATCGAGTGAAGAAACAAACAGATCCAAAGCTTGGAATGGAAACAATAGATGAGGATTTAGTGACTGTTTTAGTTAGTGCACTTCACTCTGGATTTAGACATTTAGATACTGCAGAATGTTATCTAACCAGAGTAGAAATTGGTGAAGCTATTAGAAGATCAGGGATACCGAGGTCTGAGGTGTGGATTACTGATAAGTATGATCAAGGATGGAAATGGAAAGGTGTACTACTTCCATCCTGTACTCCATCAGGACCCTATGAGTCACTTCATAAGAGTTTGAGACTCATGAAAGTTGATTACATTGATCTGTTTCTGATCCACGGCCCTTATTTTTGCAAAGAAACATGCAA
The sequence above is a segment of the Brettanomyces nanus chromosome 4, complete sequence genome. Coding sequences within it:
- a CDS encoding uncharacterized protein (BUSCO:EOG09340V9C); this encodes MSLNGSQTDFSKWSTRVPNAPPDDRPEAVRAEMEFGKLTSDKWMVAAKCDSKHPFKTPIADDPPYYVIIMTYLNYFFMILIGHIRDFFGMIFMPQYYKAMLPKDGYPPWYSSFESFYPRRLKGRMDDSFARPIHGVPGRYTYCFNRVSLDYNKSFLYDGTSTPCLNLSSYNYLGFAQSVGRCTDDSVDALKMRGTAAGGPCDVAGHSDLLRDTERILAEFLGKEDSLIFSMGYGTNAHLFTSLLNSKCLVISDSLNHSSTRFGIRLSGAAVKVFPHNNMVALEQIIRESISQGQAKSHRPWKKILICAEGLYSMEGEYCNLPALVHLKERYKLYLFVDEAHSIGALGKHGKGIAEYFNISPSKIDIMMGTLTKSFGAAGGYIAADQVIIDRLRLDITTNTYGETPPPVVLQQIQTSMRIIDGQLNGNEGRERLERITFNSRYLRLGLKRLGFIIYGNDDSPVVPMLLYTPAKMPAASRMFLKYGVAVVIVGYPATALISSRIRLCVSSALTKEDIDKILAISNLVGDKMCLKFGSGMAGGEKHPGDWKKGIRPRWSLEEVLAKTPEDCKKDIY